The sequence below is a genomic window from Clostridia bacterium.
AAATCCGAACAGTTGCTTCAGTGCCGTTGCGAGCTCAGGGGTGAACGCGCGGTCGTTGTGTCCAGGAAAGAACGGCACAATAACCCAAAGCTTTTCAACACCACCGATCGGAGCTCCGGTCGGATCGATCGTCGGCTGATGCCCGACCTGGCAGATGGGCCTCTGGAATTCCCTAGGATCTATGGCGGCCACCTTGCCGTTGTTGTTCAAGTCATCGAACGGCTCGTGAATACACATGAAGTTCATCAGGTACGTGAACACGAGTTCTTGGCCTTCGCCGAAACCCTCCGTCTGATTGATCGCGATGGTTCTTGGATTTTGGGATACATCCTGCGCCGATGCTGCAAAACATGCACTTAGCACGAGCGCGATGCAGAGTGATATGCGAAGAGTGGAACGCATGGAACTCCTCCATCTGCAACTTGGAGCTGTGCTGGCTTCCACAGCACAGCTCCAAAGCGTCACCGCTACAGTGACTTCAAATACTCAACGAGATCGTGCCTTTCCTGGTCCGTCAATCCAAGATTGAAACGATCGTTGTAGCTGTTCACGACGTCAAGCAAGGTTTGGAATCGCCCATCGTGATAGAAGCGGCCTTTGTTTTGCGGGAACATAAACAGGCCGCGCTCACGAATAAACACGCCGGCTAGGTTCATCGTCCTGTAGGCATGGCCCGGCGAGCGGTCCGATTCGAAGCTGTCGATCTTCATCTCGTCTGGCGGGTGCTGGTTCCAGCCCGGTTCGGTCCACAAGGGTTCGCGATGACAACTGTTGCAGTTCGCTTTTCCGCTAAACAGTTCATCGCCTCGCTTCGCGGCCGCAGTATCGAAGTCGATGCCGGAACGAGGCTGGATCGAGGGTAATGCGAGTTGATAGAAATGCAGGGCAGGCAATTTGCTGGTGACACGATCACTGTCTGGGGCGGTAGAAATGTGGCCTAGATGTGCAGCAGCGGCAATTGGGAACTGGGCTGCATTATCAAACCGCTCGTCAAAGAAGGTGCCGACTCCATGCATTTCAACATTCGCCACGAACGCATTCCAGTAGGTCACAGTCCCCCAACCACCCGTCCAGGTATGCAGGTTGTGGCCGGCCAGCCCGCGCGCATTGGGCAGCAGCGTAGCGCCGGAGACATTCTTGCCAGTCACTATTCCATTCGTGACTTGCTGTGGATTGAAAGCCTTGCCGTCCAGGAATAGCTCAGCATCAAACTTTCCCGGTCCCCAACTGTTCAATACCTGGCGGACATCCGCGACCGTGATCTGAGCGTCGGCCGGAGCGAGTCTCAGTAGGTCTACAACCGGTTGCAGGTTGGGAGCGGCTGCTGTGATAGCGCCTACGTTGAGGTCGCGATTGGCAAGTCCGTCGATCCTCTTGCCAATGCCGGGCGCAACCGAGTTGTCGACCGTCGAATGGCAAAATGCGCATGTCAGGCCAACCGAGCTCAGCCTCTGATCTTGAAAGAATCCCACTACGCCAAGGACGGCGTTTTGCCTGATCAGTTGGCGCGTAACAGCGGGATCATCCAAGTTGACCCTGCCTTGCTTAATCGCTTGGATAACCGACGGGGAAAGCGCCTGTGAATCAACCTTCAACCCAAGCGCCAGCGCGTTTCGCGGGCTCAGAGTATTGATAGCCTCGTGGAGTCGGAGTTGGCCACCCCAGAATTGCTCGTCGCCGAACGTGTCAAAGCGGAAAACCTGTCGTCCCATGTCGATCAGTTGCTTGGAATTGTTCTCTGCGCTGCCGAGGAAGTGGGATCTCCTTGTGCCTGTCCCCGCAATGGTTGCGAGCACCGACAACATTGCAACAAATGCGACCAGAGTGGTGAGATACGGCAGATTGCGACGCGGCATGAGGTGACCTCCTCTTAAGGCGCTCCAGCTCTGGGGGCTGCAGGCGACGTTTGCGTTCAAGACGCGTGCCTTGACGTGAGTGGGTTCAGAGCCTTGTACAATTCTTGGTTCCGCCCTGTAACCGAACTGCCGCTCGGACACTCCATTCACTTGCGGGAAGACGTCACATGCAGCCCGTCTGTGTTCCGCAGAGCCCAACGCGTGTTCAAGATACTCTGTGGCCTCCAGCGCGCTTCCGCAATGGTCTACGCCTTCTCGAAATCTTGAACGTTTATGTGCATGGAAACCACGCTTGCCGCGGGAATTACGAACGCTGAAACGCTCCCGAGGGTTTGGGAGAGCGCATGAATTCGTCTAGTTCGTTGCATGAGTCAATCAGGTTTGGCCCGTTCGAATGCGATGTTCTAGCCAGGGAACTTCGCCGAAAGGGACACAGAGTCAAGATCCAGGACCAGCCTTTTCAAGTGCTCACTATGCTGTTACAGGCCACCGGGGCGATGGTTTCGCGCGAGCAGATTCGACACGCGTTGTGGCCGGCAGACACATTTGTTGATTTCGAAAATGGTCTGAACCGCGCAATTTGTAAGCTGCGTGAAGTTTTGGACGATAAGCCCACAGCGCCCAAGTACATCCAGACCGTCAATCGATACGGCTACCGGTTTATCGGCGTCATCGCGGGTACGGTCCGGCTGGCGGTGCTACCGTTCACCCCCCTCAGCGGAGATACTACGAACGAGTTGTTCGCTGACGGTATAAGTGAGGAGGTGATTGGGCAACTTGGAAAAGTGGGTCCGCAGCAACTGCGAGTGATCGCACGTACTTCCGTCATGCAGTACAAGGGAACTCGCGAAAATGCCGCTCAGATCGGCCACGAACTGGATGTCGATTACATCCTCGAAGGCAGCGTGCGGGAATCCGACCATCGCGTGCGTGTGACTGTCCAGCTGGTTGCGGTCGCCGATCAGGCGCATGTTTGGTCTGACAGCTACGATTGCGAAATGACGGATTCACTTACGGCGCAGGCGGATATAGCCAGTCGCGTCCGCCATTCTCTGTCCGAACACTTTTGCGAACGGAACTTGCGAAAGCGCGCATCGGTTCGAACTATCGTTCGAAGCGACTGACGAAAAATGGATCTTGGGCAGGAGGTAAGTTCTTGAAGAAATTGGTCGGGGCGACTGGATTCGAACCAGCGACCCCCTGCGCCCAAGGCAGGTGCGCTACCAGGCTGCGCTACGCCCCGACTGTTTTGATTATAGCCGACAGGAGCTTTCCTGACAGCAATCGCGCAGACGCGCGCGTCTCACTTCCTAATGAGCGTCAGCACCCACCACAGCAGAACCAGAGGCGCAGCAACCAACACCATGACGGCGGCGACGAGCAAGACCATGAACAGCCAGTCGTGCCACTCCTGCTGGCGACGACCCTCGCTCTCTACGCGTTTCAGCAGGTTCAGATTCTTCCGATTCGACTTGTACGCCACGTCGAATGCATCGCCAACGAACGGAATGCTTCCCAGCAGCGAATCCACCGCGACGTTTGCCACCATGCGGCTTAGCGTCACCTTCGGCAACCCGCGTTGCCATGCGGCGAAAATAATCATCAGGGAAGCGGCACCGCTCATCGCATCGCCTACGCCGGGGAGCAATCCGATCAGCGGGTCCAGTCCGAAGCGGACGGTGGTGCCCGGGATGCGGAACATGTCGTCCAGCAGCGTTGCGAGTATTTCCAGCGTCTCGTCGCTTACATTGGAGCGCGCCGAGAGTGGCGGCAGGACCTGAGGTTCAGAACGTGGTCGCATGTGGATTTGATGCAGGGCCGTTCTCCGAAAGACGTTCTGCCGCGCAGGCCATCCCGCGAATATAATGATTCACGCAATGTTACCCCAGCAGTATGCCCTAGTGGCTTATGTGAGAAACGCCCTCGGCGAAATGGTCGAGGATTTGCGTCGCGAGCTCCATCCTGAGCACGCGCATTTGCCTGCCCATATCTCCGTGCTGCCACCTCGCGCATTGCTTGGCACTGAAGAAGAAGCGTTGGAATTCCTCTCCGCTAAATGCCGGGCCGTCGAACCCTTCGAGGTGGTCATGGGCGATGTTGAGGCGTTTCTGCCTACCACGCCCACGGTCTTCATTCGAGTCGCTCACGCGGCGTACAAAATGCGCGAACTGCACGATATTCTGAACACTGGCGTCTTTGCGTGCGAGGAATCATTGCCGTATATGCCGCACCTCACCATCGCCAAGCTCGACACCGACGAGCGCGCTCGGCAGGTTTACGAAATCTCGCGCGAGCGCTGGTCGCAGTATTCCGGCAGCCGCCGCTTCCTGATCGAAAGCCTCACATTCGTCCGGGGACGCGCTCAGGAGTGGACGGATCTCGCTCCCGTCGCCCTCGGTGGACGCTCGGTCGTCGCCAGATAAGTCGCACTCTAGCCGCCGATTAACCCCGAAAAGTCTGCCCTCGGCACGTGCGCGGAAGGTCCGCGTCTTCCGCGCAGCTTTCGTTCTCGAAGTACATGTACCACTTCCGTATTGCGGATGAACCTCCCGAAACAGTACATACATCGAGCGATTCACTGCATCTGTAACTCGCGATAGCCCTCCCCAGGCACTCGCGCGTGGTGCAGCGCGTGGGAGTGACTTATGCACATCGGCGTTTATGGATCAGGCTATCTTGCGACCATAGTTTCGGCCTGCCTGGCCGACTTCGGTACGCCCATCATCTGTTTCGACACTGACAGCCTTCGCATCATGGATCTCGCGCAGGGTGTTATCCCATTTTTCGAGAAGAACCTGAAAGAGGTGATCCGCCGCAATATCCGCGCGGGCCGTCTCATTTACTCGACCGACGCGGAGGCGCACGCCTCGCGTGCCAAGGTCATGTTCCTCTGCGAAGACTCTCCCCGATACGTCGAGCAGAGCGCGATGAAGCTTGCCGAGCTTTGTTCGGCAGATACCGTGCTCGTTCTCTGCACGCCGGTGCCGGTCGGCACGGCGAGCAGCATCGAGCAGCGTTTGCGCGCCGCCGGACACCAGCAGCCTGTTGTGGTCCATCCGCTTTTCCTGACAGACGGTTGCGCCGTGGAAGATTTCAACTGGCCCGACAGGATTCTGCTCGGCACACGATCCAGCGCGGCTGTGACGGCGATCAAGACTATCTACCGTCCCCTGGTGATGCGCGGCGTTCCGGTGATTGTGACGAACTTCGAGACAGCGGAGCTTGTTCGCGAAGCCTCGACGGCCTTCGTCGCCACCAAGATCTCATTCATCAACGAACTGGCCAGCCTCTGCGAATTCGTCAAGGCCGATGCGGTTGACCTCGCGCTCGCGCTCGGACTCGACAAGCGGATCGCCCCGCGATGCCTGCAGCCCGGCGTCGGCTTTGGCGGCAGCTTCGTTGAGGCGGAGATGGACTCGCTTGCGACACTTGCCAACGGTAAAGGCGTCGCGCTCAAGATACTCACCGCCGCGCGAGAAGTGAACCGATCGCACAGCGAACGCATTGTGCAGAAAATCGCATGCTCGATGGAGTCGCTCTCCGGCAGCGAAATCGGTCTGCTGGGCCTCGCCTTCAAACCGAATACGAACAGCGTCGCCGGATCATCGTCGATCAAGCTCGCACGACGCCTCGTCATCGATGGCGCAAAGGTCCGGGCCTACGATCCCGTTGCGATTCCCGATGCTCGCGCCGAACTTACCTCGAACGTCACCTTCTGCGAATCTGCCTACATCGCCGCTGAAGGAGCCGACGCTCTCGTCGTTGGCACCGGTTGGCCGGAGTTCCGCGCTCTTGACTTCGAGCGGCTCAAGCGCCTGTTGCGCAAGCCTGTGATTATCGACACCAAAAACTTGCTCGACTCTGAACGCATACGTTCCATCGGTTTCCAGTACATGGGAGTCGGCCGGGCATAGTCGGCGTTCGGAATCCTCCTGAGCCCGGGTGCCCCGCCGGGCTCATTTTTTTGCGGAATCACGCAGTGTTCGTCGAGTAAAGGTGTTCAGCAAAGCGCAGCGCCCCCGCCACGCAGTCACACGCCTTTGGTATAATCAACTTTCGCTGACGATCAGTCCGGCTCTTGCTGGGCAGGTCCGCCGATGGTGGGTGTAGTTCAGTGGTAGAACTCCGGACTGTGGCTCCGGCTGTCGAGGGTTCGAATCCCTCCACCCACCCCATAACTTTTCCCTGAAGTACTTCTGTGGGTAGCACCAATTTTGCAGAACCAAGAGAATCGCGCCGCCTAAGCGGCGCGTTGTTGTTTGTGGCGTCGTCATTATGCCACTGCTGCTCTGGAGCGCAGCCTAGTTAAACCCGCACTTTCCCCCACCGCAAGATCCACTGGGCGCACCACAAGGTGCCGTCGCGCTGGAACTGGGCGCGCTCACCGCAAATCTCGAAAGCTGTTGCTCCAGATTCGTGCCCTTGCACGACGGGCACGCAGCGGCACGCGAGCCCAGCACAACGGCCTCAAACGCTTTTCCGCAGTCCTTGCATATGTATTCAAAAATCGGCATTTGCCTCTTGACTCCCCATTCCAGATGCGCCCGCTTGCGGCGTTTTGGCCCTTAAGTTTTGTAATATTGAATGCAGCTTTCGCAGAGCTGTTATCGTCAATTATATAGAGAGCTGTATTCTTTTTTATTAATACAACGATGAGCCAGAGTCTTTCGCGCGCCGCAACCGAACCGTTTGTACCTCGCCGTGGTCTGCGCGGCGGACACGTGCAAACCTTGGCAGGGAATTTTCTGCCGCGATACAACAATCTTCCTGCCCCGGAAGAGCGGCTCTTCCAGGTCGAACCTGAGGTTCAGGTTCTCTGCCATTGCCATTGGCAGGCGAACCGCGCTGACGCGCTCACCCTCATCATCGTTCACGGACTTGAAGGCTCCAGTAATTCTCAATACGTCATCGGTACGGGAAACAAGGCGTGGGCGAAGGGATGGAACGTCGTCCGCCTCAATATACGCAACTGCGGTGGGACGGAGAAGCTCGGTCCCACGCTTTATCACTCAGGTCTGTCGGACGACATTGGCAGCGTGGCCGAGACTCTCG
It includes:
- a CDS encoding winged helix-turn-helix domain-containing protein, whose protein sequence is MNSSSSLHESIRFGPFECDVLARELRRKGHRVKIQDQPFQVLTMLLQATGAMVSREQIRHALWPADTFVDFENGLNRAICKLREVLDDKPTAPKYIQTVNRYGYRFIGVIAGTVRLAVLPFTPLSGDTTNELFADGISEEVIGQLGKVGPQQLRVIARTSVMQYKGTRENAAQIGHELDVDYILEGSVRESDHRVRVTVQLVAVADQAHVWSDSYDCEMTDSLTAQADIASRVRHSLSEHFCERNLRKRASVRTIVRSD
- a CDS encoding DUF4112 domain-containing protein, which produces MRPRSEPQVLPPLSARSNVSDETLEILATLLDDMFRIPGTTVRFGLDPLIGLLPGVGDAMSGAASLMIIFAAWQRGLPKVTLSRMVANVAVDSLLGSIPFVGDAFDVAYKSNRKNLNLLKRVESEGRRQQEWHDWLFMVLLVAAVMVLVAAPLVLLWWVLTLIRK
- a CDS encoding 2'-5' RNA ligase family protein, whose product is MAYVRNALGEMVEDLRRELHPEHAHLPAHISVLPPRALLGTEEEALEFLSAKCRAVEPFEVVMGDVEAFLPTTPTVFIRVAHAAYKMRELHDILNTGVFACEESLPYMPHLTIAKLDTDERARQVYEISRERWSQYSGSRRFLIESLTFVRGRAQEWTDLAPVALGGRSVVAR
- a CDS encoding nucleotide sugar dehydrogenase produces the protein MHIGVYGSGYLATIVSACLADFGTPIICFDTDSLRIMDLAQGVIPFFEKNLKEVIRRNIRAGRLIYSTDAEAHASRAKVMFLCEDSPRYVEQSAMKLAELCSADTVLVLCTPVPVGTASSIEQRLRAAGHQQPVVVHPLFLTDGCAVEDFNWPDRILLGTRSSAAVTAIKTIYRPLVMRGVPVIVTNFETAELVREASTAFVATKISFINELASLCEFVKADAVDLALALGLDKRIAPRCLQPGVGFGGSFVEAEMDSLATLANGKGVALKILTAAREVNRSHSERIVQKIACSMESLSGSEIGLLGLAFKPNTNSVAGSSSIKLARRLVIDGAKVRAYDPVAIPDARAELTSNVTFCESAYIAAEGADALVVGTGWPEFRALDFERLKRLLRKPVIIDTKNLLDSERIRSIGFQYMGVGRA
- a CDS encoding zinc ribbon domain-containing protein gives rise to the protein MPIFEYICKDCGKAFEAVVLGSRAAACPSCKGTNLEQQLSRFAVSAPSSSATAPCGAPSGSCGGGKCGFN